From one Phocaeicola salanitronis DSM 18170 genomic stretch:
- the rpsL gene encoding 30S ribosomal protein S12, giving the protein MPTIQQLVRKGRKVLVDKSKSPALDSCPQRRGVCVRVYTTTPKKPNSAMRKVARVRLTNSKEVNSYIPGEGHNLQEHSIVLVRGGRVKDLPGVRYHIVRGTLDTAGVAGRTQRRSKYGAKRPKPGQAAPAGKGKK; this is encoded by the coding sequence ATGCCTACTATTCAACAGTTAGTAAGAAAAGGAAGAAAGGTTTTGGTTGATAAGAGTAAATCGCCGGCATTGGATTCATGTCCGCAAAGACGTGGCGTTTGCGTGCGTGTTTACACTACAACTCCGAAAAAACCGAATTCTGCAATGCGTAAAGTTGCTCGTGTGCGTCTGACAAACTCTAAGGAAGTGAACTCGTACATTCCGGGAGAAGGACACAACTTGCAAGAACACTCTATCGTATTGGTACGCGGCGGCCGTGTGAAAGACCTTCCGGGTGTGCGCTACCATATCGTTCGTGGAACATTGGATACAGCCGGTGTAGCCGGACGTACTCAAAGACGTTCTAAATACGGCGCTAAACGCCCGAAACCGGGACAGGCGGCTCCGGCAGGAAAAGGTAAGAAATAA
- a CDS encoding GatB/YqeY domain-containing protein, translating into MDLFDQISNDIKEAMKAKDKVRLEALRNVKKVFLEAKTAPGANDTLADDAALKLMQKLVKQGKDSAESYIQAGRPELAEEEMAQVRVIEAYLPKQLSPEELEAKLKDIIARVGAVGGKDMGKVMGVATKELAGLAEGRAISAKVKELLG; encoded by the coding sequence ATGGATTTATTTGACCAGATCAGCAATGATATTAAAGAAGCCATGAAGGCAAAAGACAAAGTAAGGCTGGAAGCCTTGCGCAATGTAAAGAAGGTGTTTCTTGAAGCGAAAACGGCTCCGGGAGCAAACGATACACTGGCAGATGATGCAGCCCTGAAACTGATGCAGAAGTTGGTGAAGCAAGGCAAAGACTCTGCTGAAAGCTATATTCAGGCAGGGCGTCCCGAATTGGCGGAAGAGGAAATGGCGCAAGTGCGTGTTATCGAAGCTTATCTTCCGAAGCAACTTTCACCCGAAGAACTGGAAGCTAAATTGAAAGACATCATTGCTCGTGTAGGTGCCGTCGGTGGCAAGGATATGGGTAAGGTGATGGGCGTAGCCACCAAAGAATTGGCCGGACTTGCCGAAGGGCGCGCTATTTCGGCTAAGGTAAAAGAATTGTTGGGTTAA